The Oreochromis niloticus isolate F11D_XX linkage group LG4, O_niloticus_UMD_NMBU, whole genome shotgun sequence DNA segment AAGATTTACCtcaaaatacaaattttaaaatcaataagaACATCTTACACGTTAGAGTAGAGATGAGAGCACAGAGGGTCCCCAGCACTATGATAGTAGGTGGTGAAACTGATCCTGAAAGATGTGTACCGTGAACATTGCCTTTTTCTAAGCATTATTGTTTCAATCTCAATGTTGTTCATGATTTTGGTTTCCTTTTAAGTTTTCAGTGACCTTAGTTCTCCCTCCCTTAGTGTTTATCTCAGCCTGTGTTTCGTCTCTGCTGCCgtgttttctctgtgctgttccTGTGTTCACCGCTTCATGTCGAGTCACCCTTGTCTCTGTGTTCGTTCATCTCCTGTGTCtccccagtcagtcatgtctcccTGTGAGTGTTAGTTACCCTTGTCTCTGTGACCCATGTTCGCTCTGTCTTCGCTGTCAGTTGGATTTTCGTGTCAAATCTGTGTCTTTTACTTTGGTATTCTTGCATCCTTTGTAAATATTTCCAGTATGATTCCTCCATGTCCCTGAGTGATtgctcccagctgtgctctcctcttGTGTCTGATCCCCTCGTTActccctgtgtatttaagccctgtgttttcttctgtcaacaaacaaaaaaagcaatagaaataaataaacacagggAAATTGCCTTATCTGTATATGTTTACATTCTCTTTCTACCTCATTAACATGCTTCTGATGAACTAAAGCTGATTCAAAATAATAATTCTCTGCAACTAGCTGATCTGagtcttgtttattttttgactgAATTTTAGTGAAGCGTGAATTAGTGAATTAATGAACTGTAATATAAAGGTGATTTGTTTGGTCTCATTTTTCTTCTTACTGTGGCTTGAAATCAGATTAACCAGTTAATATGTTGAGAATGTTTTTCatcaaacatgttttacagtacaATAATATTAAAAGCTGATGATGTGAGGTTTCATGTGTGAataatatttgtatattttggtcctttgtttatttaaagtgaaagtggaaataaagaaagaaatacaatgaatacatttaaaagaGCAATGTTTAAGAACTAATTGTTTATATGGTGCACTGAGTTTGTGCCCAAAAAGCAGAAGTAATAGTGAGGAAgtttttgtcacagtgtaaATCACTGTGATGCGTACTCCTTAACAGAGGTGTCCCATGTCTTACagtaatagactgcagagtcttCCTCCTCCACATTTTTGATCATCAAACGATAATCTGTTGTTGACTGATGAGTACATGTGAATTTTGGGGAAGAAAATCCAGAGCCATAGTATTGAGTACTCCAGTCATGACGAAACCTCACTACATACTGAGGAACTCCTCCTGGAATCTGTTTATATCACCAAGCAGGTTCATTAGTAACAGTCCCCAGGTTACAGTCCATAGTGGCTGTCTCTCCTttcctcactgataaaacaggaGGTTTCTGTGTCACCACCGTCACACCACTCACACCTGCAAACAACAAGAAGACATGGAGTCAAGAGAAACACACGGACGTTAGTATATGTGTGCGCAATATAATTCAAAGTGGTTACATGTTAGAGCAGTGATGAGAGCACAGAGAGTCACCAGCATGATGTCGACGTGAACGAAGAACTGATTTGAAGAAAAGGTGCTGGAGGAGCCATTTAATACAActaagaggaggaggagctgtgtcTCCTCCTTTCACCCTATTACAtcatcatatttttttcttttttcttcatttgtttctTAATTAGCGTCATAATCTATATATTCTAATTGAAGCATAAAATCAGAAAAATGGGAAGATTATACCAAGGCCTCCAGAAGCACAAAGGGAATAATACCTTTATTAAAACTTCATTGGAAAACAACATTGACATTTCTCATTGACTTTGAGAAATGCTGCAGCTCGTCTTCTGACACGAACCAATAGATGTGAACATATTTCTCCGGTGCTTGCTATCTTCACTGGCTCACTGTTCACTTgagaattgattttaaaattttattgttgaCTTACAAAGCCCTGAATTGACAGGCTCCGGGATATTTGTCTGACCTCTTACAGCCTTGTGTGCCCTCTAGATCTTGTCGATCAAATGATCTTTTGCTTTTAGCCATAACAAGGTCGAGGCTGGTTCACAGAGAAGATCGAGCGTTTGGGGTTGTAACGCCTAAACTGTGATATAATCTACACCAGGGATAGGCAACtgcaggcctcgagggccagtgtcctgcaggttttagacatcaccctgggtcaacgcaCTTGAATCAactgattagttcattaccaggcctctggagaacttcaagacatgctgAGGAGGTCATTTGGCATTTTGAATCAGCCGTATTGGTTCatggacacatctaaaacctgcaggacactgacactcgaggcctggagttgcctacacCTGATCTACCCTTACACATCAGACAGGCTCCTGCTGTCAATCTTTTTAAATCTCATCTTAAAACACTTTTGCATTCATTGGCTTTTAATACAGTAAGAGAGTTCTTAGATATTTATTTGGTATTTGGTGTTTGGTACTAATATTATAAGTTATTTGGTACtagttattttgtatttttatgcaGCACTTTGCTCAGTTGctgttgtaattaaatgtgaaatatcaataaaaaaaaagaaactaatgtTTAGACCATCTAACATAATTCAACCATTTCTCTGTGTTGCAGCTGAGAACACCTTCTTTACCTAGAGTGGACAGCAGGTATCTGAATAAACACTAACACTGCATTAGCATCTgccaacaaacacagaaagaacATGTGTGAAATGTCTTTCTCCAAAAAGATGGGTTATGAAACAGATGAGAAGAACATCTTACATTTTAGAGAAGTGATGAGAGAGCAGACAGTCCCCAGCATGTTGTCAGTGTGAGGTGTAAACATCCTTTACTATTCAgctgagaagtgaaaagaatTGTAGTGAGAAGCAAGTAACAGATAAAATTTAATTTTGCTGCATTTTCGCTTCATATGAAATATTGTGCAACTTTAACAGTATCTATTTAGGTTGATTAATGTGATTTACTGCAGCTAGAATGGGACAGTTATCAGAATTTTAGACAATCATTTATCAAATTGctgttatttaaaaacatgtacatcattgtgtacatatatatgtgacaacttgtgttgttggtggtcgTCATATTCCTTGATATTTTATATGCTTTCAGTGATGATTGCTAAAATGTATCAAAAAGAGTAATTCAGTGTTTATAAAAACACTCTCGAAAGTTGGTGGGTTTTCATTGatgaacattaaaataaatcaaaaataacaataaacacaCTATTTGAAGGTGGTGGGTTTACACTGAGTTTGTTGAATGGGTCTTTTGTCAGCATGTGAAAAAATGAGCATGAAAAGCAGAAGTATCAGTGAGGaggtttttgtcacagtgtaaATCACTGTGATGCGTATTCACTAACAGAGCTGTCCCATGTCTTACAgtaataaactgcagagtctcCCTCCTCCACATTTTTGATGATCAAACAATAATCTTTTGTTGACTGATGAGTGGATGTGAATTTTGGAGAGGAGAACCCAGAGCCATAGGTTGGAGAACTATAGCTATGATAAAAATACAGCACAAACTGAGGACTTCCTCCTGGAATCTGTTTATACCAATAGACAGTGTTAATAACAGTCCCCAGGTTACAGTCCATGGTGGCTGTCTCTCCTTTCCTCACTGATATAACAGGAGGTTTCTGTGTCAGCACCGTCACACCACTCACACCTGCAAACAACAAGAAGACATGAAGTGAAGAGAAACACACCGACATTTAAATCTAACATGAGATCTATTCTTCAGTATATTTCAGACTCTTTACATGTTAGAGCAGTGATGAGAGCACAGAGAATCACCAGCATGATGTCGATGTGAACTAAGAACTGATTTCGAGAAAAGTCGCTGGAGGAGCCATTTAATACAAGTAtcaggaggaggagctgtgcCTCCTCCTTTCTCCCTATTACATCATCataatattgtttttcttttttgttcatttatttctttattagcATCACAGTGTATATATAAAGATTGAAACATATAAACAGAGTAATAGGAAAAATATACCAAGGCCTCCAGAAGCACAAAGGAGTAATacctacattaaaacaaaaaagaactagacatacaaataacaaaGGAGAATTTATCTTCTATGTGGGTGACACACAAGCTCAAAAGACTGAAGAGAATTTGGTTGGAAAAAATTTAATTTGTGTCTTTGTTACAACTTAAAAGCAACATGAGTCACAGCAGCAGGAGGCAATGTGGTCACATGAATGACACCCCCTCACAAAATCTTTGGACATGAAATAAAGTTCAAATATTTTGGGACGATACATGTCTAATTCTAAGGAAGGAAATAGGTGGCAAAATCCCTGTAGATCCCATGGTGCTGTATCTTGGAGTAATTAAAGAGGATGTTgtggtaaaaaaagaaaagactcaTTGTTGGTTACAAAAAAAATAGCTCCAAGAATGGGTATATAAAGGAAATCTTTATGAGAGGATGAGATTTTGGAAAAGGTCTAAAGGAGACGCCTTTTCACAGAAGTGGAAGAAATGGATTGCCTTcatgtgtcatggtcctgggtcttctgcccagtgttttgtgtttttcattcaaCTTCTGTTCTTGTTAGACCTGTTACCTACTGGTTATGTGTAATGGTTTTAATGTTCAATGCAAAACAAGAAATGACAGCAGAAAGATGCAGAAATTTTTAGTTTCATAACTGGACTTCATTTAGTGTTCTTTAACAATAAGTAAGTTAGGTTTAGGCAAACATCGTACCATACTCAGCTGTCTCTGAATGATCAAATGATATGAACTGAAACATTTCCATTAAAAACAGTAGgtccattttattttaaagggaGCTTATTTGCCATTTACTTGAGTTACTAAGACCTGCAGGTGCATCCTGGACACGAAGAAACAGAAGCACAGAGAGGTGATGCTTCACTAACCGAGAGTGAAGATTCATTTGCAAATCTATAACCAACATTTTAAACCAGTGACAGTTGCCCTCTCTGTTACTCATGAAGAATTATTAAATGATGCTCTCTAGTGTTCAAATATTACATAGTCTGTATGTCAGAATATACTTATGTTTTAACCATGGGAGCAACACAACTGAAAATTGTGTGCTTAtgagtgtttttttcctctgtgtccCCCTCTCTAAAATGTAACAGTTCATTTCTGTCACCTTGAATTTATGTTAGTGCAAAACAGTGACGCAACTCCCCATTTATtcacaagaaaacacatttgttttaaaccaatgcttttattaatttaatgcaAAACACAAATTCCTCTAATTACTTGTTAAAAACCAGCAAATGAATACATGACTTAAACCTTTTGCTTTATTCTGATGTCTAACATGTAAAGACTGTAATGAGCAAACAGCACAAGCAGTAAAGAAGCAGATTTTAAATGCACATTCTGGTCCTCGACTATTCAGTGGGACATTCTGACTTCTTGATGGTTTTCTCTGAAGTCTGTGAGCCCAAAGACACTTTACATGTATAAACCTTATCCATGTTCCAGTCTGATGGCTGGATggtcagagagctgctgatTTGGTAAGTCTGGTCTGGTCTCTGAACAGCAGTGCTGGTAGAGATCCCACTGCTCACTGGACTCCCACCAGCCAACCAGCTCACATCTGCAAAAGGcacagactgactggacagACAGACCAGAGAAGCTGTGTTGGACTGGAGCTCAGCACTGGACGGAGGGAAGACTGTCAGGACAGGAGGAGGGAGGCTGGAGCCTGAAAATACATGAAGgatgttcagaaaacaaaaaaagataaatgacaGGAAATTGGAATTTAAGTCATAAAACCAGAAGAAATCAAGAAGAGTCAATATGGAATAAACATAACATTTGTTATGAAGttagaagaaaacaaaactaatgtACAATGCTAAAATATATGGATCCAACATATCATttgaatttctttttatattttcacaataaaaaatatgattAGTTACTGTTTAACTTTCCATGTAAGATGTCTTTGATTTAATTCTACATGTCAGCTAATGTGGGTAATTTTCTTTCACGTCAAGGAAAAGTGTACAGCCAGGTTCTAATCACTTCAAAGTAATTTTGAACCTTAGTAACACTGTTAACTACTATTGAAGAAAGAGAAAACGGGCCTATGTATGTTTTTGAAATGCCAAACTAAACATAAATTAAAAGCAATAAGAATGAAAAAACGACATATTTCACACCATTTTCAGAGAAATAGTTTGACaccatttcacattttttaaacaaaggtaATTCATGTCTCCTGTATATGAGACAACCTGAAACTATTTCAGATTGTACAAACTCGTAAAAATAATGCTAAACAAGAAACATTTTGAATTAAGTAGTCATCAGCAGGTTTTTGCAAAATCTCTCTTGTTTTATGATCAGTTTAAAAGTACTTACTTGTCACAATCAGCTTGGTGCCTTGTCCGAATACCACAGTGATTCAGTTTGTATACatggctgtacaaaaacctcctgACTGTCACTGATGAGGGGAGAGGAACTGAAACATCCTGTAGAGACCAACTTTCACTGTAAACATCTCATTCCCTTCAtctgtttgtattttataactgtctctctctctctgtgtagtCATGTTTATTCCTTCATGTCACTTTTTTGTGCAAGACTTAATAAAGTCCTCATTATTGGCCAGCATTAATCAGAGCTGTACTGTCTCTCAATAAGATTTTGGCCACAGTCTGCTTCACTATGAACCAGCTTTATTGGAAGAGTCTTCCAATGTCTAACAGGAACTCACTCCAGAGTCTCCTGTCTCTGCATGATTGATAATAGACTTGAAATCAAAGTTTGGTCAGGATTTAGATATTAATCTGTCTGAGGAGAATCCTGCTCAAAATGCAGGTGAGCtgtgaaaatgatgaaatcTCAGAAATTAGGAGAAGAACCAGGAACCTGTTTGTACCAGCTGACATAAAAGCTTTCAGCTTTTTTAATGTTGTATTTGAGCAGGttaaaggtaaaaaaagaatttaaaaaatgagcaACGCAATGTTAAATAAGACATCATCTGAAAGTTGTACGTTACTCTGCATTTTCTTGATTGGACTGTACTCAAGTGAATGAGTCTAAGAAAGCATATGTACTGCTCAAGAGGTTTCTGACACATTGTGAACAACTGTGATATGTACAGTGTCTTCTATTTCTGCTAACTTGATCgttaaatgataattaatgtTTGATGAGGACGTAGAGTTTAATCTTTCTGAGGATAATATTATTTCAAAGCTGGGTGAGCTGTCAGAATGGAGAAATCTTGGAACATACAGATGATCTTCTCCAGGACCTTATTTATACAGCCAACAGAATTCCTATCATCTCTCTCAATGTTGCAGTTGAGAACAGCTAGTTGAAAACTttgtacttaagtacagtaagtatttgtacttgtttacttcccacctctgggAAGCCAAGTGAGCTGCCAGAATGACAAATTGTGGAAACCCTCCAGGAAATTTTTTAGACCATCTAACATCATTCAACCATGTTGCAGCTGAGAACACCTTCTTGACCTCGAAAACCCTTGTGGACAGCAGGTATCTGGATAAACACTTCTGCTGCATTAACATGTaccaacaaacacagaaagaacatgcgTGAAATGTCTTTCTCCAAAAAGATGGGCTATGAAACAGATGAGAAGAACGTTTTACACTTTAGAGAAGTGATGAGAGAGCAGACAGTCCCCAGCATGTTGTCAGTGTGAGGTGTAAACATCCTTTAATATTCAGCTGAGACATGAAAACGATTGTAGTGAGAAGAGACGCAACAGATAAAATGcaatttagctgcttttttatatcatatgaaacatttttaaacctCATTATGCAACTTTATCAGTATCCATTTAGGTTGATTAATGTCATTTACTGCAGCTACAATGTGACAGTTTTAGAGTTTTAGGAAACCGTTTGTCAAATTGCTCTTATTTAAAAACATGCACATAATTGGTTGAATTGTGTTAGATGCACATAATTTAAAATGCACATAattgtgtacatatatatgcaATTTCTGTGGTTGGTGGTCATTATACTCCTCGATATTTTATACTTTCAGTGATGAATGTTAAAATATATCAAAAAAAGTAATTCAGTATTTATTAGCAGACTGTCTGAAGTTGTTGAGTTTTCATTGatgaacattaaaataaatcaaaaataacaataaacacaCTATTTGAAGGTGGTGGGTTTAAACTGAGTTTGTTTAATGGGTCCTTTGTCAGCATGTGAAAAAGAGAGCATAAAAAAGCAGAAGTATCAGTCGGGaggtttttgtcacagtgtaaATCACTGTGATGCGTACTCATCAACAGAGCTGTCCCACGTCTTACAataatagactgcagagtctccCTCCTCCACATTGCTGATGATCAAACGATAATCTTTTGTTGACTGATGAGTGGATGTGAATTTTGGACAGGAGAACCCAGAGCCATAGGTTGGAGAACCCCAGCTATGATAAAACCTCAGTACATACTCCTGGAATCTGTTTATACCAATAGACAGTGTTAGTACCAGTCCCCAGGTTACAGTCCATGGTGGCTGTCTCTCCTTTCCTCACTGATACAACAGGAGGTTTCTGTGTCACCACCGTCACACCACTGCAAACAACAAGAAGACATGGAGTCaagagaaacacaaacatttgtgaatcCAACAAATAACTACTAATCTGAAATGTAAATGAGGTTCCATACATGTTAGAGCAGTGATGAGAGCACAGAGAGTCACCAGCatgttgtcagtgtgtgttGAGACTTGGAACTTGGAAAGCAATAGTACTGCCTCTGTAGGATGAGGAGAGGAGGTGTGAACCATTAAATACGACACTGAAACTCAGAGAGACTGACAGGAGGAGGAGCTAAACCTGGATAGTTTGTGATGTTTTGGGTAACTTATCTTTAGTAGAGGGTaattctgtttttgtattaataattattgGTGACAGTGATGTCTCTGTCCTCTCCCTTAAAATTGTggtgttatattttattattataagttGGTTTCTATGTTCTTAAGATTTATTATTGATGCTTTAACCATTACCAGTGGTAAACAGAGCAGAACCCCACTAACTGTTACAATTAACTGTTATAATTAGTCAACACACAAAATGCATAACCTTTTGTGTAACGTCACATGAAACCGgagtggttagggttaggaggagaacattttataaaatgttACATCATTAATGAATATTGAACAACTGAACAAATTGTTCAAATACAGATCACTGTGATACAAACgattcacaaaaacaaataccaGTTTCTCTCATCTACATCTTGAGAGTTAAACAATCTGATTATCACTGTGACACATATTATTGCAAACTGATGAAACTGAGCAGCACTGTTACTAACACTCAGGATGCACCTGTACTAATCCTGGTGCATAATGCTGATGGTGAATATCTGTTTGCACACAGGTGTGTACAAAAAGGTACTCACAGACATACACCATTGGTTGGCTGCTGCCTCTAAACATATCGTGATTTGTCGGTCTTGTGTGCTGCTCAGTAAGattcaatatttattatttactgttacttatgcttatgttggttgttgctgtggtttccatactgtgttgttctctttttgcttgttctatttttttccagcagatgatcaaactgatttttattgtcttttctttttgtctctctgtttttctttccctctccttcTCTTGAGCCTCTTCCCAACTTCTCTTTTCTTCGTCTTTCCTATCCCCTGGTTCTGTCTATTTTGAttgtaataacttaaaagtaaaaaaagaaatcaatacataaatgataaatatcaaacaaactgtgacaatCAAGTGGACCATTATAGCAAAAGCTGTAACGACCAGcttgcaaaaaataaatctgtttgacattttccttggccttgataattctgattgctacaGTGCCAGGCAcgatatacaaaaaaaaaagaaaaaaaaaagggtggaGTCTGATGTCTATTAAAGTTATATTACTTATAGATAACAGCATACAGTATTGGTCTCCTGTTTTGTATATCATTATTTAAGTAGTTTTGACTGAATAGTCCCCTCTTGGCTTTTTTCATGATTTTCCTGATtaatattacaataaaaaacaaataacacagtATTTGAAGGTGGTGGGgtttcagtgtgtttgttgggtgTGTCTTTTATCTTTGATGCAAAGAGCATCAAAAAGCAGAAGTATCTGTGAGGaggtttttgtcacagtgtGAATCACTGTGATACCCCACTAGCAGCAGAGCCATCCCATGTCTGACagtaatagactgcagagtctccCTCCTCCACATTCTTGATGATCAAACGATAATCTGTTGTTGACTGATGAGTGGATGTAAATTTTGGAGCAGAGAACCCAGAGCCATAGCCTGGAGAACTCCAGCCATGATAAAACCTCACTACATGCTGAGGACTTCCTCCTGGAATCTGTTTATGCCAGGCAGCAGCATTAGTACCAGTCCCCAGGTTACAGTCCATGGTGGCTGTCTCTCCTttcctcactgataaaacaggaGGTTTCTGTGTCAGCACCGTCACACCACTCACACCTGCAAACAAGAAGACACAGAGTGAAGAGAAACACACTAATATTTAAATCTAACATGAGGTCTATTCTTCAGTATATTTCAGACTCTTTACATGTTAGAGCAGTGATGAGAGCACAGAGAGTCACCAGCATGATGTCACAGTGTGTTGAGAATGGATTTGTAATTTGGAAAGAGATTTGACTCCTTCTGTAGGAGGAGAGGAAGTGTGAACCATTAAATATGTCACTGAAACTCAGAGAGACTGACAGGAGGAGGAGCACTGGATTTTTCCCTCCTTTCTCTAACCTGTATTAGTAAcattattttcataaacactGATGTTGGTAATGtcttgttgttttcttcttctttttttcctttattcattccttttgtttgtttgtttatttgattgttgttttgaattttAGAATGGTTACCATCTCCACATCTAAAATGAGGCAGGATTATAGTTGCTTATATTTTATACTTAAACTTGTGCTTTATTCAAAAAATACGCCCTGATGTAACTTTTGCTAAATTTGAATTCATCACCGTGTAGAGAACACTGTTAGATATTTTTAATGATGCTGAGGTTGTTGTATATTTACCTCACTAAACGTTACGTTAGTGACTACTTTCACACTAACTTGATCAGActgcttttgcagcttttctcCCAGCACAGCTCTCTCCTCCAGTCCAAGTCACCTCCTGATAGAGCTGATCAGCCCCAGCTgcagttaagtagcagagggggttgttaatCAGCACAGGAGCACAGAGGCTGCAGCCTGAAAATACACAGAGCATTCAGCAACCACAAatgccataaaaaaaaaaactgaaaagtctAGAAAATGACAGTAATGATATTAGCATTATTTGCGGCAACATTAAGTTTTCAGCTGAAAAGTTCCAAACTATGAAAAACCACTAAGAAAATCCAGTGAAAGGGAAGTACAGAAAATATATGCTGttccaaaaaaattaaagaaacactTTTTAAGAGTATTGCATCAACTAAGTTAAACTTCTGGTCTGATCAGATAAGTAGCAGAGGTTTGTTAGATTGTAAATCCATTTCAGCTCCTTTGGTGTAAATGCAATCCACAACA contains these protein-coding regions:
- the LOC100694959 gene encoding immunoglobulin lambda-1 light chain → MLVTLCALITALTCVSGVTVLTQKPPVLSVRKGETATMDCNLGTGTNAAAWHKQIPGGSPQHVVRFYHGWSSPGYGSGFSAPKFTSTHQSTTDYRLIIKNVEEGDSAVYYCQTWDGSAASGVFGQGTKLIVTSSSLPPPVLTVFPPSSAELQSNTASLVCLSSQSVPFADVSWLAGGSPVSSGISTSTAVQRPDQTYQISSSLTIQPSDWNMDKVYTCKVSLGSQTSEKTIKKSECPTE